The bacterium genome includes a window with the following:
- a CDS encoding ion transporter has protein sequence MHEVIFEADTPAGKTFDVALLLAIVLSVAAVLLESVGEIRAQYGTELRAIEWFFTILFTIEYVLRLVSVGRPMRYAVSFFGIVDLLAILPTYLSFVIAGSQSLLVIRALRLLRVFRVLKLAHFLGEAHLLYAALRASSRKIVVFLGAVLTVVLIVGAAMYLIEGPENGFTSIPQAVYWAIVTMTTVGYGDLSPQTATGKLLASVVMILGYGIIAVPTGIVSVEIASSLRSATHTQSCTECGGEGHAVDARYCKYCGAELS, from the coding sequence ATGCACGAGGTCATCTTCGAGGCCGACACGCCCGCCGGCAAGACCTTCGACGTCGCCCTGCTGCTGGCAATCGTCCTGAGCGTGGCTGCGGTCCTGCTCGAAAGCGTCGGCGAGATTCGCGCCCAGTACGGCACCGAGCTGCGCGCCATCGAGTGGTTCTTCACTATCCTCTTCACGATCGAGTACGTCCTGCGCCTGGTCTCGGTGGGGCGACCGATGCGCTACGCGGTGAGCTTCTTCGGCATCGTCGATCTGCTGGCGATCCTGCCCACCTACCTGAGCTTCGTCATCGCCGGCAGCCAGTCCTTGCTCGTAATCCGGGCGCTGCGGCTCTTGCGGGTCTTCCGCGTCTTGAAGCTCGCCCATTTTCTGGGCGAGGCCCACCTGCTCTACGCGGCGCTGCGCGCGTCGAGCCGGAAGATCGTGGTCTTCCTCGGCGCGGTGCTGACCGTAGTCCTGATCGTCGGTGCGGCGATGTACCTGATCGAGGGGCCGGAGAACGGCTTCACCAGCATCCCCCAGGCGGTCTACTGGGCGATCGTCACCATGACCACGGTCGGCTACGGCGACCTCTCGCCGCAGACCGCGACCGGCAAGCTCCTGGCCTCGGTGGTGATGATCCTGGGCTACGGCATCATCGCGGTACCGACCGGGATCGTGTCGGTCGAGATCGCCTCGAGTCTCAGGTCGGCGACCCACACCCAGTCCTGCACCGAGTGCGGCGGCGAGGGCCACGCGGTCGACGCCCGCTACTGCAAGTACTGCGGCGCCGAGCTGTCCTGA